In Aquiflexum balticum DSM 16537, a single genomic region encodes these proteins:
- a CDS encoding aminopeptidase P family protein codes for MKYTPLSQNFYIKNRQKLKERLLPKSLAVFHSNDILPTNADGTVRFRQNNDIFYLTGIDQEESVLVLCPDFPDPNMREVLFLRETNEHIAIWEGHKYTKEEALATSGVQNIQWVSNFESVLNTLMALSENVFLNTNEHLRAAVVVETRDARFIKSCKERYPLHHYHRVAPIMHALRAVKEKEEIDQMQIACNITEKGFRRILSFVKPGVTEFEIEAEYIHEFIRNRSRGFAYEPIIACGANACVLHYIENKELCKDGDLILMDVGAEYGNYNADMTRTIPVNGRFTKRQREVYNAVLRVKRGAMNILRPGINIQDYHKEVGLMMQSELLELGLIDQTDIKNQDPKTPAYKKYFMHGTSHHLGLDVHDVGTMHEPITPGMVFTVEPGIYIPKENLGIRLENNIVILEEGYFDLMRNIPIVAEEIEDLMN; via the coding sequence ATGAAATACACACCTTTGTCGCAGAACTTTTATATCAAAAACCGTCAAAAATTAAAAGAAAGACTTCTCCCAAAATCATTGGCAGTTTTTCATTCCAATGATATTTTGCCAACCAACGCAGATGGAACAGTTCGTTTCCGACAGAATAATGATATTTTTTACCTCACCGGGATTGACCAAGAGGAATCAGTATTGGTTTTATGCCCTGATTTTCCTGATCCTAATATGAGAGAAGTGCTGTTTTTGCGTGAAACCAACGAGCATATTGCCATTTGGGAAGGCCATAAATATACCAAAGAGGAAGCTTTGGCCACTTCAGGTGTTCAGAATATCCAATGGGTTTCCAATTTTGAAAGTGTCCTGAATACTTTGATGGCCTTAAGCGAAAATGTCTTTCTCAATACCAATGAGCATCTTCGTGCCGCTGTGGTGGTGGAAACCAGAGATGCCCGTTTTATAAAATCCTGTAAGGAAAGATATCCCCTGCACCACTACCATCGTGTAGCGCCAATCATGCATGCATTAAGGGCTGTAAAGGAAAAAGAAGAAATTGATCAGATGCAAATCGCCTGTAATATTACAGAAAAAGGCTTTAGAAGGATACTTTCTTTTGTTAAGCCTGGGGTAACTGAATTTGAGATCGAAGCCGAGTATATCCATGAGTTTATCCGTAATCGCAGTAGGGGTTTTGCCTATGAACCCATCATTGCCTGTGGGGCCAATGCCTGCGTGCTGCATTATATTGAAAACAAGGAGCTCTGTAAAGATGGGGATTTGATTCTTATGGATGTCGGGGCAGAATATGGGAATTATAATGCAGATATGACCAGGACCATTCCAGTTAATGGGAGGTTTACAAAAAGACAAAGGGAAGTATATAATGCCGTATTGCGGGTTAAAAGAGGCGCCATGAATATTTTACGGCCAGGAATCAATATACAGGATTATCACAAAGAGGTGGGTTTGATGATGCAGTCAGAATTGCTTGAACTGGGCTTGATAGACCAAACTGACATCAAAAATCAGGATCCCAAGACGCCGGCCTACAAAAAATATTTTATGCACGGCACCTCACACCACTTGGGCTTGGATGTCCATGATGTAGGGACTATGCATGAACCCATCACACCGGGAATGGTTTTTACAGTTGAGCCGGGGATTTATATACCAAAGGAAAACCTCGGGATTCGGTTGGAAAATAACATCGTTATTTTGGAAGAAGGGTATTTTGATCTGATGAGGAATATCCCCATAGTCGCTGAAGAAATAGAGGATTTAATGAACTGA
- a CDS encoding M16 family metallopeptidase, with translation MQYNLKELPNGIRIVHQEVTHTRMVHCGFVLNIGSRDESKEQEGLAHFWEHMAFKGTKKRKAYHIINRLESLGGELNAYTTKEKICFYSSTLKEHFPKAAELLCDITFNSTFPKKQIDKERQVILEEMAMYRDSPDDSIQDDFDEMIFEGHALGRNILGNELTVANFSQEDFFEFISSRLDTTQIVFSVIGNISFKKVLQQVEPFLTEIPMKRSLYIRGSFTNYQPKIKFVEKEITQAHCAIGKPAFSMYDSRRFQLYLLNNILGGPSMNSRLNLSLREKHGYVYSVESHYQAYSDTGFVGVYFGTEPKTANRAKKVVLKEMEKLRLKKLGTMQLHMAKEQAIGQMAMAEENYAALMLVFGKNLLDKGKIDSLDTIFGIIRETTAEDLLDIANEVYSPDQLSYLNYIPA, from the coding sequence ATGCAATATAATTTAAAGGAACTTCCCAATGGGATCCGAATAGTACATCAGGAAGTCACCCATACCCGAATGGTACATTGTGGTTTTGTACTCAATATTGGAAGTAGAGACGAATCCAAAGAACAGGAAGGACTGGCCCATTTCTGGGAACACATGGCCTTCAAAGGGACCAAAAAAAGAAAAGCCTATCACATTATCAACCGATTGGAATCCCTTGGCGGTGAGTTGAACGCCTACACCACCAAGGAAAAAATCTGTTTTTATTCAAGTACCCTGAAGGAACACTTCCCAAAAGCTGCCGAGCTTTTATGTGATATTACTTTCAACAGTACATTCCCAAAAAAACAGATCGACAAAGAGAGACAAGTCATATTGGAGGAAATGGCCATGTACCGTGATTCACCTGATGATTCTATTCAGGATGATTTTGATGAGATGATTTTTGAAGGACATGCTTTGGGTAGAAATATTCTGGGAAATGAACTTACAGTAGCCAACTTCAGTCAGGAGGACTTTTTTGAGTTTATTTCTTCCCGGCTTGATACCACGCAGATAGTCTTCTCAGTAATCGGAAATATATCTTTCAAAAAAGTGCTGCAGCAGGTTGAACCCTTTCTAACTGAAATCCCGATGAAAAGAAGTCTTTATATCAGGGGCAGTTTCACAAATTACCAACCAAAAATTAAATTTGTAGAAAAGGAAATAACGCAGGCGCATTGTGCCATAGGAAAACCTGCATTTTCCATGTATGATAGCAGAAGGTTTCAACTGTACCTACTCAATAATATCCTTGGTGGCCCAAGTATGAATTCCCGTTTAAATCTTTCCTTAAGGGAAAAACATGGCTATGTCTATAGTGTAGAATCCCATTATCAAGCTTATTCAGATACAGGTTTTGTAGGCGTATATTTTGGTACTGAACCGAAGACTGCAAACCGCGCTAAGAAAGTAGTGCTGAAAGAAATGGAAAAGTTGAGGCTTAAAAAATTGGGAACCATGCAACTTCATATGGCCAAAGAACAGGCCATTGGACAAATGGCGATGGCAGAAGAAAATTATGCGGCATTGATGTTGGTTTTTGGTAAAAACTTGCTGGATAAGGGAAAAATTGACTCCTTGGATACTATCTTTGGCATCATTAGGGAAACGACCGCAGAAGATTTGCTGGATATTGCCAATGAGGTCTATAGCCCTGACCAATTGAGTTACCTGAATTATATACCTGCCTGA
- a CDS encoding SdrD B-like domain-containing protein: MKKSLNSSLLLFISILFLASCQFTNQEVVTEKIDAEFRKVNVEDFRAELPGYFTDQLGEFEKARINNYDVEFVGRNVEKIDGVTSTTFHYKVSGIGKSSDLEKFFLQVPSCAGIPTSWEPLQSSKLDSKGITWSLTIGKDESKSFSMTFLGDVPLGVIESSITRNGKREKCKIMGPCEGVTDICGSIFIDANADGIKQNSESGIPETEIFLRDKKTNKILGSVMTLEDGSFSFQVLEGEYNVETTDELLNLSYKSTTPSSVHFCTDETDGSCINFGFEIDSEKMTRELEEGIVEGTAECADFWVDQLKYCGTSKGDYTEAEILEFLKQIEKLLLNEPFQFGSRKIKTALEILEPTGKSDIELFLKELLTAELNVVSQRGALKDNNGDLILWDNYNQALLIHSEAIGCEELGICSENPNDRKSNITGKGSRTMNSRLVDTTNTLRAFNGTGGIRN, from the coding sequence ATGAAAAAATCCCTTAATTCATCGCTCCTTTTATTCATTTCAATTTTATTCTTGGCAAGCTGTCAATTTACTAATCAAGAGGTGGTTACTGAAAAAATTGATGCGGAATTCAGAAAAGTAAATGTCGAGGATTTCAGAGCCGAACTTCCAGGATACTTCACAGATCAGCTTGGAGAATTTGAAAAGGCTAGGATCAATAACTATGATGTGGAATTTGTGGGAAGAAATGTGGAAAAAATAGATGGAGTCACAAGTACCACATTCCACTATAAAGTAAGCGGCATCGGAAAATCTTCTGATTTAGAGAAATTTTTTCTCCAGGTACCTTCATGTGCCGGAATTCCTACCTCTTGGGAACCGCTCCAATCTTCTAAATTGGATTCAAAAGGGATCACTTGGAGTTTAACAATCGGAAAAGATGAAAGTAAGAGCTTTTCAATGACTTTCCTTGGCGATGTGCCTCTTGGGGTTATCGAAAGCAGCATCACCAGGAATGGCAAAAGAGAAAAATGTAAAATAATGGGACCTTGCGAAGGCGTGACAGATATTTGTGGAAGCATTTTTATTGATGCCAATGCAGACGGAATCAAACAAAACTCTGAATCAGGAATTCCTGAAACTGAAATATTTTTGAGGGACAAAAAAACAAATAAAATTTTAGGATCAGTAATGACCCTTGAAGATGGTTCTTTTTCTTTCCAAGTTTTGGAAGGTGAATACAATGTCGAAACCACAGACGAATTGCTCAACCTGAGTTATAAATCAACGACCCCATCGAGCGTGCACTTTTGTACTGATGAGACAGATGGGTCCTGCATCAATTTTGGATTCGAAATAGATTCAGAAAAAATGACTCGTGAATTGGAAGAAGGAATTGTAGAAGGAACCGCTGAATGTGCTGATTTTTGGGTTGATCAGTTAAAATATTGTGGAACATCAAAAGGTGATTATACTGAGGCTGAAATTTTAGAATTTCTCAAGCAAATTGAGAAACTCTTGTTGAATGAACCTTTTCAATTTGGGAGCAGAAAAATCAAAACAGCATTAGAAATTTTGGAACCAACAGGCAAGTCTGACATAGAATTGTTCCTTAAAGAATTGCTTACTGCTGAATTGAACGTAGTCAGCCAAAGAGGAGCGCTTAAAGATAATAATGGAGATCTAATATTATGGGATAATTATAATCAAGCATTATTGATTCATTCTGAAGCCATCGGATGTGAAGAGCTTGGTATTTGTTCAGAAAACCCCAATGACAGAAAATCAAATATCACAGGTAAAGGTTCAAGAACAATGAATTCAAGGTTGGTTGACACCACAAATACACTTCGCGCATTTAATGGAACCGGAGGAATCAGGAATTAA